Genomic segment of Erythrobacter sp. BLCC-B19:
CACCGGCAGCTTCACCGTCGCGGTGGAATACCAGTAAGCCGATCCCTGGCAGGGGGAGAAGGGAGCCGCGCCCCCCCGCGCGGCTCCTGGATCCCCTGCGCCACGTCCAAGACCAACCCCTGCCAATGTAAGGTCTTCAGCCCATGTTCCGCTTTTCCCTGTTCACCGCGCTGGCCGCGGTGCTAGCCGCCCCTGTTCCTGCCGCCGCCGAACTGCTGGTCGCCCCCACCCGCGTGGTGCTGACCCCCGAGGCGCGCTCGACCGAACTCGTTCTCGTCAACAAGGGCACCGAAACCGCGGCTTTCCGCATCGCCATCGAAAACCGCCGGATGCGCGAAGATGGCAGCCTTGAAGATGCGCCGACCCCGCAGGAGGGCGAACTCTTCGCCGACGACAAGCTGCGCTATTCCCCGCGCCAGCTGGTACTGGAGCCGGGCGCGCGCCAGGTGGTGCGCGTGATGGCCAATGCGCCGGGCACGCTGGCTGCGGGCGAATACCGCTCGCACCTGCGCCTGATGTCGGCCCCCGTCAGCGCGGGCACGCCCCAGATCGCGGGCGAGGCGAACACCGACAACAGCCTCTCGATCGAACTGGTCGCGATCCGTTCGATCACCATCCCCGTGATCCTGCGGGTCGGCACCCTCGACGCCAGCGTCACCATGGATACGGCCGCAATGGCCGCCGACGCGCCCGATCAGCTGGTGGTGCGCCTGACCCGTTCGGGCACGCGTTCCACCTATGGCGATGTCAGCTTCACCCCCGAAGGCGCGAAAGAGCCCGCCTGGGTGGTGCGCGGCGTCGCGATCTATGTGCCCAACACCAGCCGCGATGTGATCGTGCCGCTGCCGCCCGAAGTGCGCGCGCAGCTCACCGGCAAGCGCGTGCGGATCGACTACACCTCGACCGACGCGGGCGAGCCGGCGACTGTCGGCAAGCGCCTCGCCAGTCTGACCGCAGCGCTCTGACGCCATGACCCGGCCCGGTAATCACCCATGTCCCGCCACCCCTTCAGGCCGCTGCGCTGGCTGCTCGCGCTGCTGTGTGCAGCCGGCCTGGTGGGAGCCGTCGCTGCCCCAGTTCGGGCGCAGAACGCCGACGCCAATGCGGACGGGGGGTTGTTCGACCGGCTGTTCGGTAACGACCCCGCCAGCGAGCGCGCCGGTCAGGCCGCTGACGGGCTCGCCCTTCCGGCCCTTTTCGCCGACGGCAGGCTGATCGCGGACACCATCGCGCTGCACGATCTCGGCCCCGGCGCGGGCGCCTGCGTGGCGATTGCCCCGCTGCTCGATGCGCTCGAACTGGCGTGGGAGCAGCCGGGCGAGACCGCCGACATCACTCTTGCTCTGCCCGAACCGCGCCGCAGCGTTACCATCCCCGCTGCCGCGCTGCTGCCGAGCCCCTCGGGCGGGTGCCTGCCGCTGGCCGATGTGCCGGCCTATCTCCCCGCCAGCCTGACTCATGACACGGTCAGCCAACGCCTCACCCTCGCCCCCAGCGCCGCTCTGCCGGTGCTGATGCGGCTCGCGCGCGAGGAGCGTCAGGCGCGGCTGCGGCCCGAGACGGCGCGCCCCGCCTACGCCCTGCTCGCCCGCCCGGAACGCACCGTGGAACTGTGGAGCGCCGACCTTGGCGCCGGGATCGCGCTGACCCCGCAGGGCCGCCAGATTTCCGGCAGCGTGCTGGCGAGCGGCGCGGTGCTGGGGCTGGCGGGGCGGCTCAGCCTCGCGGCCACGCAGGATGGGCGGATCACCCCCGGCTTCACCCTCTCCGACGCGCGCGACACGCCCGAACTGCTCGGCCCGCTCAAGGCGCGCAGCCTGGCGCTGGGCGACATTGCCGCGCCCGCGCAGCCGCTGATCGCCGATGCGCTGTCGGGCCGCGGGCTGGTGGTCTCCAGCCGTGCGCCGTGGCGGGCCGATCTGGTCGACACCATCACCCTCACCGGCCCGCTCCCGCAGGGCTGGGAGGCTGAGCTGTGGCACGAGGAACGCCTCGTCGCCGTCACCCGCGAAGGCGATGCCGCAGGGCAATGGCAGTTTGGCGACATTCCCGTGCGCATCGGCGAGAACCGCTGGGTGGTGCGCCTCTACGGCCCCAATGGCGAGGTGGACGAGCAGGTCTTCACGCGCCTCGTCGGCACCGAGATGAACGCCGAGAACGAGGTCGGCTACAGCTTCGGCGTGGTCGATGGCGGCCGCCCGCTGCTGGGCGAGAGCCTTGCCGGAGAGCCCGCCGGGCCGACCGCCTTCGCCAGCCTCGACTGGGGCATGGCGAGCGATCTCACCGCGCGGCTCGATCTGCGCGCCGGGACGGCGGGCGATCCGGCGGTGGCGGTGGGGTTCAACGGGTCGCTCGGCGGCGGACTGTGGGCGGTGACCGGCGCACGCGACCGGGAAGGCGGGCTGGGCGGCGCGGTGCGGCTGGCGCGGCGGATCGGGGCGCAGGATGTGACCTTCGACCTTGCCGATCATGGCCGCGACGATGGCCCCGGCCTGCCCCCGCAGGTGCGCGAATTTGAAAGGGTTATGGCGATCAGCGGACAGGGCCGCATCGGGCTTGGGCGGCTCAGCCTCCCCTGGCAGGCGCGTTACCAAAGCGGCGCGCTGCGGCGCGGCGGATCGCGCGAGGTTGCCGCCACGCGGCTGGTGCTGCCGATGGCCGACTGGCAGGCCAACCTCGCCTTTGGCGCCGTGCGCGAGGGGAGCGCCCCGTGGCTCGGCACCGCCGCGCTCGGGGTGACGGCGCGGCAGGGCGAATGGCGGCTGCGCAGCGGGATTGCCGCCTCAGACCGCAACGGCTGGCGGATCGACAGCGCCGCGATCAGCGCCGCGCGGCGCGTGGCGGGGGGCAACCTCGCGCTCGATCTCGACTGGCAGGCCGACAGCGGCCGGATCGGCGGCGGAGTGACCTTTGCGCGCCAGTTTGGCCCACTCGGCCTCAGCGCCTCTGCCGGGCGCGAGGGGGACGGATGGCGCGCGGGAATTGGCCTCACCCTCGGCCTGTTTCGCGGGGCCGATCGCTGGCGCACCGCCCCTGCCGGGGTCGCGCGGTCAGGGGCCGTGCTGGCGGAAATGTTCGTGGATGACGACGGCGATGGCACGCGCGATCCTACAGAAGCAGGCGTCGAAGGCGGCCGCTTCATCGTCGGGGCAGCTTTGCGCCGCGAGGAGACCGATGCCAGCGGCGCGGTGCTGATCGGCGGGATCGCGCCCGGGCCTGCGGTCGATGTCGAAACCCAGCTGTCGAGCCTCACCGACTTCACCCTGCGCCCCGCCCGCAGCGGCGACCGGCTGGAACTGCGGCCCGGAGAAATCCGCCATCTTTCCATGCCCTTGCGCCCCACCGGCAGCATCGAGGTGCAGGTGGTGCTGGTCGCCGGAGACCAGCGCACCCCGCGCTCGGGCGTCACCGTGGTGCTGCGCGACCCGCAGGGGCGCGAGGCGGCGCGGGGGCGGACCGATTTTGATGGGTTCGCGCTGTTCGAAGGCCTCGCCTTCGGCGCCTACCGGGCCGAGGCCGCGGGCCAGTCCAGCGCCGTCCTCACCGTCACCCGCGACACCCCCGACACCGCCACCCGCCTGCTGATCGCCCCGGCTTGAGCCGCGATTGTTTCACGTGAAACAGGCTGGAGGCCGCAAAAACACGACAAGGGATGCGCAAGACCCGCCAGGGATGGCGACGTCACCGCCGCCGCAGAATGAGGTAGAGCGCGCCCTCCCCGCCATGCCGGATATGCGCGCGGCGCACCGCGGTGATCGCATCGGCGTGGCGGCTCGCGGCGAGCCAGTCGAGCAGCTTGGCGCGGATCGCCCCGCGCCGTGCCATGCGGTCCGCCGGATCGACCGGGCGTTCCCTTCCCGCCACCACCAGCACCACCCGCGCGCCCATGCTGCGCGCCTGATCGAGCGCGGCCATGATCCGGTCGTAAGCGGTATCGAGCGTATGGCCGTGGAGGTCGAGCGTCAGGTCAGGCTCCAGCCGCCCGGCCTTCACCCGCCGATCCCAGTGCGAATCGAGGCCCGGCGCGGCTGAAGGCGCTGGCGGTAGGGGCGGCGGCGAAGGCGGCGCGGGTTGCTTCACCGGCTTGGCAGGCTTGACGAACTTGCCCGGCGGCGCGGGGACAGGCTTGGCCTTGGCCTCGACCGGCGCTGCCGCAGGCGCGGGCGGCTTGGGGCGCTTCTTGCCCGGCAGCGGCTTGACGCTCGCAGCAAGGTGCGCCCAGGCCGCCTGCTCTCCGACCGAAAGCCCGCGCGGGGCTCTCATCTCAGGTTCTCGAGATACCGCGTGACGGCCGCCTTGGGGATCAGCACATAGGCGGTTCCGCGCCCGCTCATCCCGCCCGCGATCACCCGCGCATCCGCGCCCGCGCCCCAGAAGGTGTCGAACCGGTTCGGCCCCTTGATCGCCCCGCCGGTGTCCTGCGCGATCCACAGCCCGTCCGCCTCGGCCCGGTCGAGGTCGAGCCACACCGGCGCGCCCAGCGGCACGAAGGCCGGGTCCGCCGCGAGAGAAGACCCGCGCCGCACCGGCACACCCAGCGCGCCCAAGGGGCCATCGCCCTGCAATTCCTTGAAGAAGATCCAGCTCTTGTTGAGCCGCATCAGATCGCGGCCCTCGCGCGGGTTTTCGCGGATATAGGCCATGATCCCCTGCATCGAGCCCGAATATTTGCCCGGCCCCTCGCCCAGCAATCCGCGCTCGCGCATCACCCCGCCGATGCCGACATATTCGCGCCCGTTCTGCCCGGCATAGCCGATGCGGATCACCTCGCCCTCGGGCGTCAGCAGCCGCCCTGATCCCTGAATCTGGAGGAAGAAGAACTCCACCGGATCGGCCGCCCAGGCGATGATCGGCACCCGGCCCATCAATGCCCCGTCCTCGATCTCGGCCCGGTCGAAATAGCGCACGAACCGCCCCTGCGCGTCATAGCGGCCCAAGGGCGGGCGGCCGGTGCGTTCGGCGGCGGGGACATCGTCAGGCCAGCCGCGCACCAGATCGGTCGGCAGGGCATAGACCGGCACCTCGTATCCGGGGCGGCGGGTGCGGCTGCCGGCGATCTCGGGTTCGAAATAGCCGGTGGCGAAGGCCTTGCCGTCACCGACCTTCACGATGTTGAATTCCTTGACGAAAAACGCCCGCGCCTGCGATGGCGGCGTGGTTGCGGCGCGCGCGCATGGCCCCTTCCAGTCATCGGGCCGGGTGAGGCCGCTCGCATCCTCGCGGGTGGTGACACGCGGGCAGGATTCGATGAAGCTCGCCAGCGCGCCTTGCGCATCGGCATCGCTCACATCGAGCGCGCCGGGCGATGGCCCGATCGCGATGCCGGCGAGCATGGCATTGGCTGCAACCGGCGCGGAGGGCGCGGTGACAACCGGCGGCGGCGTGCTGCCTTGCGGAATGATCCGCCCGCAAGCCCCCAGCGCCAGCATCATGGCCAGAGCCAGCACCCTGCGCATCGACAACTCCCCTATGGTGCAGCAGGCGCGAGGCCCGGCTGCGGATCAGCCTTCGTCGGTTTCGTCGAGCAGCCAGTTGGGATCGCGCGAGGCGATATTGCGCGAGAAGGTCCAGACATCGCGGCTCTCGATCGCATCGTCGAGCGATCCGGCAATCACATTGCCCTCCCGGTCGCGGGTGACAGCGGCAATATCGGCGACGAACAGCAGCGCGATGCGCGCGGTCTTGCCGTCGAGCGAGGCTGAATGGATGCGGGTTTCCTCGATCCGGATGAGGGTGTTGTCCATCGTCTCGCCCGCCGCCTCGCGCGCGTCGAGCGCGGCGGTGAAGCCGGCGTAGACATCATCGTCGCAGAGTTCGCGCAGGGTCTCGCGGTCGCCCTTCCAGAAGGCTTCGAGGATCATGCGATAGGCCGCGCGTGCGCCTTCGAGGAACTGGGCGAGGTTGAACTTGCTGTCGGCGGCGGAAATCTCGCGCAGCGCGCGTTCGACCGCGGGCATCACGCCTTCAAGCTCGACAGCGCGCGGCGGCACAACCGGGGCGGGGACAGCGGCCGGGCGGATGCCGACCGGCTTGTCATCCGATTCGAAGCGCTGCGGCACGGGCTCTTCTTCCTGCTCGGCCCGGCGACCCAGCACCGAGTAGAGCCGCAGGCCCAGGAAGGCGGCGACCATGGCGAGGATGACGATTTCGAGCACTATACCGATCCGATCTTCGTAGGCGAGAGAGGCAAAGCTACGGCGCACCTTTGTCCAAGGATGCCACCCTGCCTTAAATGGGGTTGGATTACAATTCGCCAACGGCCAATAGGTTGCCGCACGCGGCGAAATCGCAAGGGCTTGTGCCGGGGCGGCCACGCCCGCGCGGTTGCGGGAGGCTTTCGCCCCTGCTAGGCGGCTTGCGCAATCGGAAGGGCCGCACAACCCCCGCCCTTCCATTCCTGCTAGCTATCCATTGGAAAGAACGACGACATCATGGCCGACGAAGAAGGCGTGCTCACCAATCTCGACACCGGCCCTGTGCCCAATGGCGCCGACACCGCGCCGATGGTGGGGATCATCACGCAATATGTGAAAGATCTGTCGGTCGAGAACCCCAACGCGCCCGACGCCTTCCAGTGGCCCGAGCCGCCGCAGATCGACGTGCAGTTCAACATCGCCGCCGAAAGCGCCGGGCAGGACGTGCACGAAGTGACGCTCAAGCTGACGCTGACCGCCGCCTCGCAGCGCGGGACGGTCTATGTCGTCGATCTGGCCTATTGCGGGCTGGTGGGGATGCGCAACGTGCCCGAGGATCAGGCCCACGCCTTCCTCTATGCCGAAGCCCCGCGCCTGCTGTTCCCCTTTGCCCGCGCGGTCGTGGCGAGCGCGGTGCGCGATGCCGGTTTCCCGCCGCTGATGGTCGATCCGGTCGATTTCGGCGGAATCTACGCCCAGCAGCTCGCCGCGCGTCAGGCCGAAGCGGCCGCAGGTGGCGAGCCGATCAAGCCGGTCACGGGCAACGCCTGATCGCCGCATCAGCAGGCAGGGTGGCTGACGCATGAGCCTGATACGCAACGTCGGCACCATCGGCGGGCTGACCGCGGTGAGCCGGGTGTTCGGCTTTGCCCGCGACATCCTGCTCGCCCGCGCTTTGGGGGCAGGGCTGGCGGCGGACGCGTTCCAGCTCGCCTTTACCCTGCCCAACACCTTCCGCCGCCTGTTTGCCGAGGGCGCCTTCAGCGTCGCCTTCGTGCCGCTCTACAGCCGCGCGCTCCACGGCAAGGATGGCGAGCCGGGGAGCGAGGAGGCCGCGACCCGCTTTGCCGATGATGTGCTGAGCGTGTTCCTGTGGGTGCTGCTGGCCTTCAGCGGCGTGTGCATGATCTTCATGCCCGCGATCGTCTGGGCGCTGGCGCGCGAATATGGCGAGGTGCCCGGCAAGTTCGAGCTTTCGGTGCTGCTCAGCCGGGTGACTTTCCCCTACCTGTTCTTCATCAGCCTCGTCGCGATGCTGTCGGGCCTGCTCAACGCGCGCTCGCGCTTCGGCCCCGGCGCGGCGGCGCCGGTGCTGCTCAACATTTTCCTGATTTCGGGCATTCTGCTGGGCGACTGGCTGCGCGGGACAAGCGGCGATGATGTGGTGGTGGTGCAGATCCTTGCCGCCGCCGTCTCGCTCTCGGGGCTGGCGCAGCTTGTCTATCTGGCGTGGGAAACGCGCCGCGCGGGGGTGCGCCTGAAGGTGCAGATGCCGCGCTTCACGCCCGAGGTGAAGAAGCTCGGCCTCCTCATCCTGCCTGCGACCTTCGGGGCGGGGATCTACCAGATCAGTCAGCTGGTCGACACCTTCTTCGCGACCTCGCTGCCGCAGGGATCGCTGACGCTGCTGAAGCTGGCCGACCGCCTGAACCAGATGCCCTTGGGGATTGTCGGGATTGCACTGGGCACCGCGATCCTGCCGATGCTGAGCCGCCATATCCACACAGGCGATGCCGCCGAGGCGCAGCGCTTGCAGGGCAATGCCTTCGAGATCGCGACGCTCCTTACCCTCCCCGCCGCCGCCGCGCTGGCGGTGTGCGCGCCTGCCTTCTGCACCGCGTTTTTCGTGGGCGGCAAGTTCACCCCCGCTGACGGCGCGATCATGGCGAACATCGTCGTCGCGCTGGTCGCGGGGCTGCCCGCCTATGTCATCGTCAAGGTGCTGAACCCCGGCTTCTTCGCCCGCGAGGACACGCGCACCCCGGTGTGGACCGCGCTCGCCTCGCTGATCTTCAATATCGCGGTGAACCTCTATGTGGTCGAGCGTTACGGGATCGTCGGCCTTGCCGGCGCAACCGCAGCCTCGGCGAGCCTCAATTGCCTGCTGCTCTATGTGATCCTGCACAAGCGCGGGTGGTTCCACTTCACCCCCAAGCTGGTGAGCCGCGTCGCGCGCCAGCTGATCGCCACGGGTGCGATGACAGCGGTGCTGTGGCTGCTGATGCCGCTGATGACCGAGCGCTACAGCGGCAACATCATCGAGAAGGTCTGGTCGCTCGGCGTGCTGGTGGGCGTGGGCGGCGCGGTGTTCTTCGGCGCTGCCTTTGCCGTGGGTGCGCTCGACAAGGACCTGATCGGCCAGCTACGGCGGCGCAAACCGGCCCGCACCAAGGCCGACGACGAAATCTTGGAGGTTGAATAAAATGCGCGTGGTTTCCGGCATCCAGCCGACGGGCAATCTGCATCTGGGCAATTACCTCGGTGCGATCCGCAACTGGGCGGCGATGCAGGATTCGCTGGACGAAGGCTCCGAGGCGCTGTTCTTCCTCGCCGATCTCCACGCAATCTCGCAGCCGCATGATCCGGCAACGCTGCATCAGGGCACGCTGGAAATGGTCGCGGCGCTGGTCGCCTGCGGGATCGACCCGGATCGCAGCGTGCTGTTCAATCAGGCGCAAGTGCCCCAGCACGCCGAGCTGCAATGGCTCTTGAACGGCACCGCCCGGATGGGCTGGCTGAACCGCATGACCCAGTGGAAGGACAAGGCCGGCAAGAACCGCGAGGGGCAGTCGGTCGCGCTGTTCACCTACCCCGTGCTGCAAGCCGCCGACGTGCTGCTCTATCAGGCGACCCATGTTCCCGTGGGCGAGGATCAGAAGCAGCATCTGGAGCTGGCGCGCGACATCGCGCAGAAGTTCAACAACGACTTCTGCCCCGAGGACGCCCCCGTCTTCACCCTGCCCGAGCCGATCATCCCGGCCGAGGCCGCGCGGATCATGTCGCTGCGCGATGGGGCGGCGAAGATGTCGAAGTCCGATCCATCCGACATGAGCCGCATCAACCTTGTCGACGATGCCGACACCATGGCGCAGAAGATCAGGAAGGCGAAAACCGACCCCGAGGCGCTGCCTTCCGAGGAAGCAGGCCTTGAAGGGCGGCCCGAGGCGAAGAACCTCGTCGGCATCTATGCCGCGCTGGCGGGCGAATCGGTGGCCGCCGTGCTGGCGCAATATGGCGGACAGGGCTTCGGCGCGTTCAAGCCGGCGCTCGCCGATCTGCTGGTCGCCAAGCTCGGGCCGATCCGTGATCGCTTCGTCGAACTGAAGGGCGACCGTGAGGCCCTGGACGCGATCCTCGCACGCGGCGCCGCCAAGGCCCGCGAACGCGGCGCGCCGACGCTCGATGCGGCCTATACGGCGCTGGGGCTGGTGCGGCACTGACCGCGGCGATCTGCGACGAACCGAGGCGGACGCGCGCCGGATATTCAATTCCGGTTCATTCGGACGTAATAGAGTATCGCGCGTAAGGGTCGTTGCCATCATTGCAATGGCCCGCAGACAAGGGTTGTGCCATGATGCCTTCAATGAAGACCTTTACCCGCCTTGCCCTTCCGTTGGCGCTCGTTGTCGGGCTTTCGGCCTGCGCTACCCCGTTCAAGGCGGATGTGTCGCGCTTTGCCGTGCCGCTGCCCGCGCCGCAGGGCCAGACCTTTGCCGTGGTCGCGGAAGACCCCAAGCTGGCTGGCGGGCTGGAATTTGCGACCTATGCCAATGAAGTCGCAGCCGAAATGACGCAGCTGGGCTATGCCCGCGCGTCCTCGCCCGAAACCGCCGATATGTTGGTGCGCTTCGACTACCGCGTCGACGGCGGCCGGGAACGGGTGCGCACCGACCTGAACGGCGCAGGCTTCGGCCCCTGGGGCCGGTGGGGCGGCTGGGGCGGCGGCTTCGGCGCGTGGGGCTTCGGCTTCAACGATCCGTTCTTCGGCGGGCCGGACGTGCGCAGCTACACCATCTACACCAGCGGCGTGGACGTGAAGATCGATCGCCGCGCCGATGGCCAGCGCCTGTTCGAAGGCAAGGCCGAAGCCGTGTCGCGCTCGAACCGCCTGCCGCGCCTCGTGCCCAACCTCGTGGACGCGCTGTTCACCG
This window contains:
- a CDS encoding Tim44/TimA family putative adaptor protein; the protein is MVLEIVILAMVAAFLGLRLYSVLGRRAEQEEEPVPQRFESDDKPVGIRPAAVPAPVVPPRAVELEGVMPAVERALREISAADSKFNLAQFLEGARAAYRMILEAFWKGDRETLRELCDDDVYAGFTAALDAREAAGETMDNTLIRIEETRIHSASLDGKTARIALLFVADIAAVTRDREGNVIAGSLDDAIESRDVWTFSRNIASRDPNWLLDETDEG
- a CDS encoding Smr/MutS family protein; translated protein: MRAPRGLSVGEQAAWAHLAASVKPLPGKKRPKPPAPAAAPVEAKAKPVPAPPGKFVKPAKPVKQPAPPSPPPLPPAPSAAPGLDSHWDRRVKAGRLEPDLTLDLHGHTLDTAYDRIMAALDQARSMGARVVLVVAGRERPVDPADRMARRGAIRAKLLDWLAASRHADAITAVRRAHIRHGGEGALYLILRRR
- the mltA gene encoding murein transglycosylase A; translation: MRRVLALAMMLALGACGRIIPQGSTPPPVVTAPSAPVAANAMLAGIAIGPSPGALDVSDADAQGALASFIESCPRVTTREDASGLTRPDDWKGPCARAATTPPSQARAFFVKEFNIVKVGDGKAFATGYFEPEIAGSRTRRPGYEVPVYALPTDLVRGWPDDVPAAERTGRPPLGRYDAQGRFVRYFDRAEIEDGALMGRVPIIAWAADPVEFFFLQIQGSGRLLTPEGEVIRIGYAGQNGREYVGIGGVMRERGLLGEGPGKYSGSMQGIMAYIRENPREGRDLMRLNKSWIFFKELQGDGPLGALGVPVRRGSSLAADPAFVPLGAPVWLDLDRAEADGLWIAQDTGGAIKGPNRFDTFWGAGADARVIAGGMSGRGTAYVLIPKAAVTRYLENLR
- a CDS encoding DUF4136 domain-containing protein yields the protein MPSMKTFTRLALPLALVVGLSACATPFKADVSRFAVPLPAPQGQTFAVVAEDPKLAGGLEFATYANEVAAEMTQLGYARASSPETADMLVRFDYRVDGGRERVRTDLNGAGFGPWGRWGGWGGGFGAWGFGFNDPFFGGPDVRSYTIYTSGVDVKIDRRADGQRLFEGKAEAVSRSNRLPRLVPNLVDALFTGFPGNSGETVRITIRDDNEKTVRAVD
- the murJ gene encoding murein biosynthesis integral membrane protein MurJ produces the protein MSLIRNVGTIGGLTAVSRVFGFARDILLARALGAGLAADAFQLAFTLPNTFRRLFAEGAFSVAFVPLYSRALHGKDGEPGSEEAATRFADDVLSVFLWVLLAFSGVCMIFMPAIVWALAREYGEVPGKFELSVLLSRVTFPYLFFISLVAMLSGLLNARSRFGPGAAAPVLLNIFLISGILLGDWLRGTSGDDVVVVQILAAAVSLSGLAQLVYLAWETRRAGVRLKVQMPRFTPEVKKLGLLILPATFGAGIYQISQLVDTFFATSLPQGSLTLLKLADRLNQMPLGIVGIALGTAILPMLSRHIHTGDAAEAQRLQGNAFEIATLLTLPAAAALAVCAPAFCTAFFVGGKFTPADGAIMANIVVALVAGLPAYVIVKVLNPGFFAREDTRTPVWTALASLIFNIAVNLYVVERYGIVGLAGATAASASLNCLLLYVILHKRGWFHFTPKLVSRVARQLIATGAMTAVLWLLMPLMTERYSGNIIEKVWSLGVLVGVGGAVFFGAAFAVGALDKDLIGQLRRRKPARTKADDEILEVE
- a CDS encoding molecular chaperone — translated: MFRFSLFTALAAVLAAPVPAAAELLVAPTRVVLTPEARSTELVLVNKGTETAAFRIAIENRRMREDGSLEDAPTPQEGELFADDKLRYSPRQLVLEPGARQVVRVMANAPGTLAAGEYRSHLRLMSAPVSAGTPQIAGEANTDNSLSIELVAIRSITIPVILRVGTLDASVTMDTAAMAADAPDQLVVRLTRSGTRSTYGDVSFTPEGAKEPAWVVRGVAIYVPNTSRDVIVPLPPEVRAQLTGKRVRIDYTSTDAGEPATVGKRLASLTAAL
- the trpS gene encoding tryptophan--tRNA ligase, giving the protein MRVVSGIQPTGNLHLGNYLGAIRNWAAMQDSLDEGSEALFFLADLHAISQPHDPATLHQGTLEMVAALVACGIDPDRSVLFNQAQVPQHAELQWLLNGTARMGWLNRMTQWKDKAGKNREGQSVALFTYPVLQAADVLLYQATHVPVGEDQKQHLELARDIAQKFNNDFCPEDAPVFTLPEPIIPAEAARIMSLRDGAAKMSKSDPSDMSRINLVDDADTMAQKIRKAKTDPEALPSEEAGLEGRPEAKNLVGIYAALAGESVAAVLAQYGGQGFGAFKPALADLLVAKLGPIRDRFVELKGDREALDAILARGAAKARERGAPTLDAAYTALGLVRH
- the secB gene encoding protein-export chaperone SecB; translated protein: MADEEGVLTNLDTGPVPNGADTAPMVGIITQYVKDLSVENPNAPDAFQWPEPPQIDVQFNIAAESAGQDVHEVTLKLTLTAASQRGTVYVVDLAYCGLVGMRNVPEDQAHAFLYAEAPRLLFPFARAVVASAVRDAGFPPLMVDPVDFGGIYAQQLAARQAEAAAGGEPIKPVTGNA